ATCACACTCTTGGCTCCCTCTTTCTCCGGCACAGGTCAACATCCGGAAAAGAGACAGTTCCCGGAAGGCAGTGCAGCGAAGGATCTCTGTCCGTCATCCAGGTAGACATGACGGGAGGGGGGCACCTGTGTTACCCAGTATGAAGCTTTAGGCCCTCACGGCGGGGctcaggggcagagggcaggctggAGGAGGTGAGCTTGGCCCCGCTGCCCGGGTGCAGCCGCGGTAGCCCTGCCCCGTCCTCTACCCACTTTGGGGGCACAGGGCCCCAAGGCCAGGAGGAGTCAACCCAGCTGTCAGACATCACGGAGGACTGCGAGAGCCCTGAAGATCCCCCGGGGGCAGGTACGTGCCGCCGcctgcccacccaccctccccaggaGTCCTCAGTTGTCCCCTTCAGCCTCTTCTCGTCTgacctctgccttccccctgtgGCTGCAGAGGGTCAGCTCCctgaggaggagaaagcagaCCAGCGGCCCTTGAATGGAGAGGAGGAGCTGGAGCCAGAGGCCAGTGATGGTGAGGGGCGCTCGGCTTGCGgttctgggtggggtgggggcggcgtGTGCGTAAGGGAGGACGTTATATTGGTTGGGGGAGAAGAGACGCTGGTTACTTAATTTCCCATTTGGGATTTTGTTTCTCCCTCCTCTGGCCCAGGTTCGGGCTCCTGGGAAGACGCGGCTTTGCTGACCGAGGCCAacctgcctgccccttcccctgcccctgcccctgcccctgccccggaGACTCTGGGCAGCTCTGAACCCTCTGTGGGCAATCTCCGACAGCGCGCCACCTGCTCTAGTTCCTGAAGAGAACAGGGCAGAGTCCTGACATTCCAGTCCTTTCTCACCTGACCCCTTCCCCAATAAACTATTTTCATGCCAGTTGCTTGCCTGACTCCTTGAAATGGATTCAGGGCCATTTGAGAACCCTGTGCTCCCCGggcagcctccctgcccccctgcatTGGAGGAGGTTGTCTTGTCGGGGGCTGCCTGCCGACGGGGAAGGCCTCCAGACCTGGACTATCCTAGGTACAGCTGTCTCCATTCACAAGCCTAGAAAGTCCAAGGAGAGAAAACCTACCCGGCCTACTCCATCCACGTGACTCTGGGGAGGGGGATTGTGTAGGGCGGGTCTGGAGAGCCGGGCTGCATCATTCTGGCCCCTGCacccctccctttctctgtccattgggaggcagaagacaggaaatgACTGCCATGGATGTGGTATGATTTCCACCGAAACAGCATTTTGTAGCCCAGGCCGCATGCGGTCACagttgttttcttctctgctaccagccaggtggccctctctcctcacccctccACATAGCCTCAGCCCTCTGATCCTCTGCTCCTGGCTGCCGGCCACATTCCACTCCCGGCTCCCAACCCAGGCATCCTGGCCTCCAGATGAAACAGCTGCTGTGCCTCCTGCCCCCCATCCCTGGCCCCGTGACTCAGGCTCTCTGAAGGGACCGGCCCGCTTCTTGGCATTCACCGGGaaaggggggggcaggggagggggcctagGTGGTGACATCATAGTGGAAGGGTATAAAAGCTTCGAGCCAAAACAGAATTGAAATTGAAGACACTGACTTCGAGCCTGTGCTCCCGGGGTCGCCCCGGCCGCACCCCCACAGACCTCTGGTTGGAGATTTGCACCACTGCGAGACCTCCCCGCTGgtgaggggctgctgggggccagggaaggggaggggtgggaaagagGGGGCAGCCAGGGACTGGAGTTCCTTCGACAGGTGGGGAGGATTCCAGGGTCCTTAAGTTTCCCCCTTCTATTccatcccttctttctcttttctgtgcgCTTTGGGGTTTTTGCGTGTGTCGCTGACTGATAATTGTTTTACTGAGATCTTTTCTTTGGGTGGCAGCTGGGAATTATTCCACCTTTCTTCCCCAGGCTGAGTaaatcatttcctcttcttttcccctcCAGCACTTTGCTTATTCATTGTTTCTGGGACTTCACCATTGCCGGTCACACACCCATCTCTCCGGGCAGCCCACatttgtcccccccacccccggccctccGAAACCAAGTCCATAGGCTGTTCAGAAGTTGGTTGACAAATAAGTGTGTccccccctttcctcctcttccctcttctcttcttggCCCCCAGCTCTGTGTCCCTGTCCCCAGAGGTTTTGTGGAGGGAGGGGGCCTCGAAGGCATGGGGTCTGGACAGCCTTTTCCTCTTCACCTCCTTCCCTTCCAGACCCCATGCTGGGCTCTCCCTGCCTTCTGTGGCTCCTGGCTGTCACCTCCTCCTTAGTGCCCAGAACGCGGCCCTTGGCCCCTCAAGACCTTAcggaagaggaggaagatgagacCTCACGGCCACCTCTGCCGGCTGTCCCCTGCGACTACGACAGTTGCCGCCACCTGCAGGTGCCATGCCAGGAGCTGCAGAGGGCCGGGCCGGGGGCCTGCCTGTGCCCCGGGctctccagccctgcccagcctccgGCCCCGCCGCGCCTGGGAGAGGTGCACGTGGTGGCCGAGGCCGGCAGCGCGCTGGTGCGCTGGTGTGCGCCCCCCTCCCCGGTCCACCAGTACTGGCTGCTGCTTTGGGAAGGCGGTGGGGCTACCCAGAAGGGCCCCCCGCTCAACGCCACGGTCCGCAGAGCAGAACTGAAGGGACTGAAGCCTGGGGGCACTTACGTCGTTTGCGTGGTGGCTGCCAACGGCGCTGGAGAAAGCAGCGTGccgggggcaggtggggagggcctCGAGGGGGTGGGTGGCCCTGCTTTCGGGCCCTGCGGCAGGCTGGCCGTGCCCCCCAGGCCCGTTACCCTGGTCCACACGGCCGTAGGGGTGGGCACGGTGCTGGCCCTGCTGACCTGCTCTGCTCTGGTCTGGCACTTCTGCCTGCGCGAGCGCTGGGGCTGCCCCCACCGGCCGGCCTCCCCACCAAGAGCAGGGCTCTGAAGCAGCCTGGGCGCCTCTCgggcccagctgagcccaggctTGCAGAGGAGAGCTCGGCCCGGACTCCCCTGGGCAGCCCGGGCGCCAGAGTAGAAGGCCAGGCGCCTGGGGCCCCAGCTGAGTCTCGGTGCTCAGCCCCTAGGGCTTGTTCAGGTCCCAAACTTTCCGTCCTGCTCCAGGCTGAAAGGAACAGAGGGGGGTTGGCAACCTTTTCCTTAAAGGACCAGAGAGTAAATAACGTAGGCTTTGCAGTTCCAGAGGATAAAATCAAAGATAATATGTAGGTGCTTCTATGGCCATGTAACCACGTAAAAACGtagaaaccattcttagctcatgggccttttcttttcaaatcagGCCCCGGCCATACTAGGCCTGTTGGCTGTAGTTAGCTGATCCCAATCCCTGTCATAGACCCTCAAAAGGGCCCTGTCACATTGGTGGCTTCGGTGGGATTTTTGAGAACAAATTGCTTCGGGCTGGGAGTCTGGGGAAAGACCACTCCCTCTTTCACCTTTCATTTCGATACTGAAGATGGGCACACCTGAGTCGGAACCCACCTGTGTCTGACGTGGGTGACGATAAATGACCGACATGGGGTGGAGAACCAGGGACTGCCTAAACTGCTGTCTGGGGCATTTCCCAAGTCCAAGGATGTCCCCCAC
Above is a genomic segment from Halichoerus grypus chromosome 11, mHalGry1.hap1.1, whole genome shotgun sequence containing:
- the LRRN4CL gene encoding LRRN4 C-terminal-like protein, with translation MLGSPCLLWLLAVTSSLVPRTRPLAPQDLTEEEEDETSRPPLPAVPCDYDSCRHLQVPCQELQRAGPGACLCPGLSSPAQPPAPPRLGEVHVVAEAGSALVRWCAPPSPVHQYWLLLWEGGGATQKGPPLNATVRRAELKGLKPGGTYVVCVVAANGAGESSVPGAGGEGLEGVGGPAFGPCGRLAVPPRPVTLVHTAVGVGTVLALLTCSALVWHFCLRERWGCPHRPASPPRAGL